From Bradyrhizobium symbiodeficiens, the proteins below share one genomic window:
- a CDS encoding 3-hydroxyacyl-CoA dehydrogenase NAD-binding domain-containing protein: protein MSEVVKLERHDEVGIVTVDSPPVNALSAAVRGGILECIKAAIADPAIKGIVLTCAGRTFIAGADITEFGKPPKPPGLNEVLAEMENSPKPIVAAIHGTALGGGLEVALACHFRVAVKEAKLGLPEVKLGLLPGAGGTQRLPRAVGPELAVKMIVGGDPIGAAEALKTGLIEEIVEGPASGGEAFVRKLLAEKRPLRRLRDDDSKIAAAKADRSIFTNAVAAMTKKSRGLEAPFAAADAVGYAIDLPFDEGLKKEREGFLKLVASDQSKAQRYAFFAEREAAKIAGVPEGTKPRPVNRVAILGAGTMGGGIAMSFANAGIPVTLIETGEEQLKRGMGIMQKNWEATAARGGIPADAPAKRMALINGVVGIENVGDADLVIEAVFETMAVKKEVFGKLDQYVKPGAVLASNTSYLNIDEIAKSTKRPQDVLGMHFFSPANVMKLCEIVRADKTAPDALVTAVNIARKIAKVPAVVGVCDGFVGNRMLAQRGKQSEKLLFEGALPQQVDAVVTKFGMPMGPFAMGDLAGLDIGWRSRKDRGIKSEIADALCEAGRFGQKTGKGYYKYEAGSRSALPDPEVEKLIDETLARLGRKKRVVSDDEILERMMYPMINEGAKILEEGIAARPSDIDVVWLYGYGWPIYRGGPMFWADSVGLKHIADRLAFYAKETNDPSLEPAPLLKKLAAEGKTFASLAAASKAA from the coding sequence GTGAGCGAAGTGGTCAAGCTTGAGCGTCATGACGAGGTCGGGATCGTCACGGTCGACAGCCCTCCGGTCAATGCTCTGAGTGCCGCAGTCCGCGGTGGCATCCTGGAGTGCATCAAGGCCGCAATCGCCGATCCCGCCATCAAGGGCATCGTGCTGACCTGTGCCGGCCGCACCTTCATCGCCGGCGCCGACATCACTGAATTCGGCAAGCCGCCGAAGCCGCCCGGCCTCAACGAAGTGCTGGCCGAGATGGAGAATTCGCCGAAGCCGATCGTGGCCGCGATCCACGGTACTGCGCTCGGCGGCGGCCTCGAGGTCGCGCTGGCCTGTCATTTCCGCGTGGCTGTTAAAGAGGCAAAGCTCGGTCTGCCTGAGGTGAAGCTCGGTCTCCTGCCCGGCGCCGGCGGCACCCAGCGTCTGCCGCGCGCGGTGGGTCCCGAGCTCGCCGTCAAGATGATCGTCGGCGGTGATCCGATCGGTGCGGCGGAAGCCCTCAAGACCGGCCTGATCGAGGAGATCGTCGAGGGCCCGGCTTCAGGCGGCGAGGCTTTCGTGCGCAAACTGCTCGCCGAGAAGCGCCCGCTGCGCCGCCTGCGCGACGACGATTCCAAGATCGCTGCCGCCAAGGCCGACCGCTCGATCTTCACCAATGCGGTCGCCGCCATGACCAAGAAGTCGCGCGGTCTGGAAGCGCCGTTCGCCGCCGCCGACGCCGTCGGCTACGCCATTGACCTACCCTTCGACGAAGGTCTGAAGAAGGAGCGCGAGGGTTTCCTCAAGCTCGTCGCCAGCGATCAGTCCAAGGCGCAGCGTTATGCCTTCTTCGCCGAGCGTGAGGCCGCCAAGATTGCGGGCGTCCCCGAGGGCACCAAGCCTCGTCCCGTGAACCGCGTCGCCATCCTCGGCGCCGGCACCATGGGCGGCGGCATCGCGATGTCCTTTGCCAATGCCGGCATTCCCGTCACCCTGATCGAGACCGGCGAGGAGCAGCTCAAGCGTGGCATGGGCATCATGCAGAAGAACTGGGAAGCGACCGCGGCGCGCGGCGGCATCCCGGCCGACGCGCCCGCCAAGCGCATGGCGCTGATCAACGGCGTCGTCGGCATCGAGAACGTCGGCGATGCCGACCTCGTCATCGAAGCCGTGTTCGAGACCATGGCGGTGAAGAAGGAGGTGTTCGGCAAGCTCGACCAGTACGTCAAGCCCGGCGCCGTGCTCGCCTCCAATACGTCCTATCTCAACATCGACGAGATCGCGAAGTCGACCAAGCGTCCGCAGGACGTGCTCGGCATGCACTTCTTCTCGCCGGCCAACGTCATGAAGCTGTGCGAGATCGTGCGCGCCGACAAGACCGCGCCGGATGCGCTGGTCACCGCGGTGAACATCGCCCGCAAGATCGCGAAGGTGCCGGCTGTGGTCGGCGTCTGCGATGGTTTTGTGGGCAACCGCATGCTGGCCCAGCGCGGCAAGCAGTCGGAAAAGCTCTTGTTCGAAGGCGCGTTGCCGCAGCAGGTCGATGCCGTCGTCACCAAGTTCGGCATGCCGATGGGTCCGTTCGCGATGGGCGACCTCGCCGGCCTCGACATCGGCTGGCGCTCGCGCAAGGACCGCGGCATCAAGTCGGAGATCGCGGACGCGCTGTGCGAAGCCGGCCGTTTCGGCCAGAAGACCGGCAAGGGCTACTACAAGTACGAAGCAGGCAGCCGCTCGGCGCTGCCCGATCCGGAGGTCGAGAAGCTGATCGACGAGACGCTTGCCCGTCTCGGCCGCAAGAAGCGCGTCGTCAGCGACGACGAGATCCTCGAGCGCATGATGTATCCGATGATCAACGAGGGCGCGAAGATCCTCGAAGAGGGCATTGCCGCGCGTCCCTCCGACATCGACGTGGTCTGGCTCTACGGCTATGGCTGGCCGATCTACCGCGGCGGCCCGATGTTCTGGGCCGACAGCGTCGGCCTCAAGCACATCGCCGATCGCCTCGCCTTCTACGCCAAGGAGACCAACGATCCCAGCCTCGAGCCGGCGCCGCTGCTGAAGAAGCTCGCGGCCGAAGGCAAGACGTTCGCTTCGCTCGCGGCGGCGTCGAAGGCGGCTTGA